The Rhododendron vialii isolate Sample 1 chromosome 5a, ASM3025357v1 genome contains a region encoding:
- the LOC131325465 gene encoding golgin candidate 1 isoform X4, whose protein sequence is MASWLRAAEDLFEVVDRRAKLVVGENSEEQSNFQSPASNGRGSQTKRTRLKAKAQKRLSSNETPKTVDTSSELNSSETSQPNVVPDKDGAGLTIETDGIIPSNSNAQTSNEQQLNVENDGSIPSSSKSESILSEEVKDSVVHEELPVIVPDVEAIASTSNGELVNEDSSDVLERVSSSEPDVQGVEIVHEDPPVDTSQDFRMRDAGISAKIEQEGHHSVSVDTPNGVDTPLKDADSKVESHSDQKKQQDHKADASPTKVQDQLEEAQGLLKTAISTGQSKEARLARVCAGLSSRLQEYKSENAQLEELLVAERELSRSSEARIKQLQRDISAAKSEVIKVESNLADALAAKNSEIESLVSSVDALKKQAALSEGNLASLQANMESIMRNRELTETRMMQALREELTSVERRAEEERAAHNSTKMAAMERQVELEHRAMEASTALARIQRTADERTSKAAELEHKVALMEVECASLNQELQDLESRARRGQKKSPEEANQMIQAWQEEVERARQGQRDAESKLSSLEANVQKLRVEMAAMKRDAEHYSRQEHMELEKRYRELTDLLYYKQTQLETMASEKAAAEFQLEKEMKRLQETQVETERIRASRRASSSWEEDTDIKALEPLPLYHRHMVGASMQLQKAAKLLDSGAVRATRFLWRYPTARLLLLFYLVFVHLFLMYLLHRLQEQADSFYSREVAVSMGLANPTLP, encoded by the exons ATGGCTTCGTGGCTCCGAGCCGCTGAAG ATTTATTTGAAGTTGTCGATCGAAGGGCAAAGCTTGTTGTTGGTGAGAACTCAGAGGAGCAGTCAAATTTCCAGTCGCCAG CTTCTAATGGGCGAGGATCTCAAACAAAGAGGACACGGTTAAAGGCTAAG GCTCAAAAGAGACTCTCCTCTAATGAAACTCCTAAAACAGTTGATACCTCATCAGAACTTAATAGCTCAGAAACATCACAACCCAATGTGGTACCTGATAAAGATGGGGCTGGTCTGACAATTGAAACTGATGGGATCATTCCCAGCAATTCAAACGCCCAAACTAGCAACGAGCAGCAACTGAATGTCGAGAATGATGGGTCCATACCGAGCTCCTCTAAATCTGAGTCGATCTTGAGTGAAGAGGTGAAAGACAGCGTTGTTCATGAGGAACTTCCAGTTATTGTTCCCGATGTAGAAGCAATTGCATCAACTTCAAATGGTGAGCTTGTCAATGAGGACTCTTCAGATGTTCTTGAGAGGGTTTCTTCTTCAGAGCCTGATGTCCAAGGTGTTGAGATAGTCCATGAAGATCCTCCAGTTGACACCAGCCAAGATTTTAGAATGCGGGATGCAGGTATCTCTGCAAAAATTGAGCAGGAGGGGCATCACTCTGTAAGTGTGGATACCCCTAATGGAGTTGATACACCTCTGAAAGATGCTGATTCCAAGGTTGAATCTCATTCTGATCAAAAAAAGCAACAAGACCACAAAGCTGATGCTTCTCCGACAAAAGTACAAGATCAACTTGAGGAG GCTCAAGGTCTGCTGAAGACAGCAATTTCTACTGGTCAGTCAAAAGAGGCAAGGTTAGCTCGG GTTTGTGCTGGACTTTCATCACGTCTTCAAGAGTACAAATCTGAAAATGCTCAGTTAGAAGAGCTTCTCGTTGCAGAG AGAGAGCTAAGTAGGTCATCTGAGGCTCGTATCAAGCAGCTACAGAGAGATATATCTGCAGCCAAAAGTGAAGTGATCAAGGTGGAGTCAAATTTGGCAGATGCTTTGGCTGCAAAGAACTCCGAAATTGAGTCACTTGTTAGCTCTGTGGATGCACTTAAGAAGCAGGCTGCTTTATCAGAAGGAAATCTGGCATCATTGCAG GCAAACATGGAGTCTATCATGAGAAATAGGGAACTGACAGAGACTAGAATGATGCAA GCTCTCAGAGAGGAGTTGACATCTGTGGAACGGAGAGCAGAAGAAGAGCGTGCGGCACACAATTCTACCAAAATG GCTGCCATGGAAAGGCAAGTAGAGCTGGAGCATCGAGCTATGGAGGCATCCACAGCCCTAGCTAGGATCCAG AGAACGGCCGATGAAAGAACTTCAAAGGCTGCAGAACTTGAGCATAAGGTGGCACTGATGGAG GTTGAATGTGCATCCTTAAACCAAGAACTGCAAGATTTAGAATCCCGTGCTCGTCGTGGACAGAAGAAGTCTCCTGAAGAGGCAAATCAAATGATTCAG GCATGGCAGGAAGAAGTTGAGCGAGCCCGGCAAGGTCAGAGAGATGCTGAGAGCAAGCTTTCTTCTTTGGAGGCAA ATGTGCAAAAACTGAGAGTTGAAATGGCTGCCATGAAGAGGGATGCTGAGCATTATTCACGCCAA GAGCATATGGAACTAGAGAAGCGTTACCGTGAGCTAACTGATCTGTTG TATTACAAGCAAACACAGTTGGAAACCATGGCTAGTGAAAAAGCTGCAGCAGAATTTCAGTTGGAGAAGGAGATGAAACGTCTTCAGGAAACCCAA GTAGAAACAGAAAGGATCAGAGCTTCTCGTCGAGCATCTTCATCTTGGGAAGAAGACACTGACATAAAAGCACTCGA GCCTCTCCCCTTGTATCATCGCCATATGGTTGGGGCAAGCATGCAG TTGCAGAAGGCTGCAAAACTACTGGATTCTGGAGCTGTCAGGGCCACAAGATTTCTTTGGCGGTATCCAACTGCCCGACTTCTCCTGCTATTCTATTTG GTATTTGTGCATCTTTTCTTGATGTATCTGCTACATCGCCTTCAG GAGCAAGCTGATTCTTTTTACTCAAGGGAAGTTGCAGTATCCATGGGACTTGCCAACCCTACGTTGCCATGA
- the LOC131325465 gene encoding golgin candidate 1 isoform X5, with amino-acid sequence MASWLRAAEDLFEVVDRRAKLVVGENSEEQSNFQSPASNGRGSQTKRTRLKAKAQKRLSSNETPKTVDTSSELNSSETSQPNVVPDKDGAGLTIETDGIIPSNSNAQTSNEQQLNVENDGSIPSSSKSESILSEEVKDSVVHEELPVIVPDVEAIASTSNGELVNEDSSDVLERVSSSEPDVQGVEIVHEDPPVDTSQDFRMRDAGISAKIEQEGHHSVSVDTPNGVDTPLKDADSKVESHSDQKKQQDHKADASPTKVQDQLEEAQGLLKTAISTGQSKEARLARVCAGLSSRLQEYKSENAQLEELLVAERELSRSSEARIKQLQRDISAAKSEVIKVESNLADALAAKNSEIESLVSSVDALKKQAALSEGNLASLQALREELTSVERRAEEERAAHNSTKMAAMERQVELEHRAMEASTALARIQRTADERTSKAAELEHKVALMEVECASLNQELQDLESRARRGQKKSPEEANQMIQMQAWQEEVERARQGQRDAESKLSSLEANVQKLRVEMAAMKRDAEHYSRQEHMELEKRYRELTDLLYYKQTQLETMASEKAAAEFQLEKEMKRLQETQQVETERIRASRRASSSWEEDTDIKALEPLPLYHRHMVGASMQLQKAAKLLDSGAVRATRFLWRYPTARLLLLFYLVFVHLFLMYLLHRLQEQADSFYSREVAVSMGLANPTLP; translated from the exons ATGGCTTCGTGGCTCCGAGCCGCTGAAG ATTTATTTGAAGTTGTCGATCGAAGGGCAAAGCTTGTTGTTGGTGAGAACTCAGAGGAGCAGTCAAATTTCCAGTCGCCAG CTTCTAATGGGCGAGGATCTCAAACAAAGAGGACACGGTTAAAGGCTAAG GCTCAAAAGAGACTCTCCTCTAATGAAACTCCTAAAACAGTTGATACCTCATCAGAACTTAATAGCTCAGAAACATCACAACCCAATGTGGTACCTGATAAAGATGGGGCTGGTCTGACAATTGAAACTGATGGGATCATTCCCAGCAATTCAAACGCCCAAACTAGCAACGAGCAGCAACTGAATGTCGAGAATGATGGGTCCATACCGAGCTCCTCTAAATCTGAGTCGATCTTGAGTGAAGAGGTGAAAGACAGCGTTGTTCATGAGGAACTTCCAGTTATTGTTCCCGATGTAGAAGCAATTGCATCAACTTCAAATGGTGAGCTTGTCAATGAGGACTCTTCAGATGTTCTTGAGAGGGTTTCTTCTTCAGAGCCTGATGTCCAAGGTGTTGAGATAGTCCATGAAGATCCTCCAGTTGACACCAGCCAAGATTTTAGAATGCGGGATGCAGGTATCTCTGCAAAAATTGAGCAGGAGGGGCATCACTCTGTAAGTGTGGATACCCCTAATGGAGTTGATACACCTCTGAAAGATGCTGATTCCAAGGTTGAATCTCATTCTGATCAAAAAAAGCAACAAGACCACAAAGCTGATGCTTCTCCGACAAAAGTACAAGATCAACTTGAGGAG GCTCAAGGTCTGCTGAAGACAGCAATTTCTACTGGTCAGTCAAAAGAGGCAAGGTTAGCTCGG GTTTGTGCTGGACTTTCATCACGTCTTCAAGAGTACAAATCTGAAAATGCTCAGTTAGAAGAGCTTCTCGTTGCAGAG AGAGAGCTAAGTAGGTCATCTGAGGCTCGTATCAAGCAGCTACAGAGAGATATATCTGCAGCCAAAAGTGAAGTGATCAAGGTGGAGTCAAATTTGGCAGATGCTTTGGCTGCAAAGAACTCCGAAATTGAGTCACTTGTTAGCTCTGTGGATGCACTTAAGAAGCAGGCTGCTTTATCAGAAGGAAATCTGGCATCATTGCAG GCTCTCAGAGAGGAGTTGACATCTGTGGAACGGAGAGCAGAAGAAGAGCGTGCGGCACACAATTCTACCAAAATG GCTGCCATGGAAAGGCAAGTAGAGCTGGAGCATCGAGCTATGGAGGCATCCACAGCCCTAGCTAGGATCCAG AGAACGGCCGATGAAAGAACTTCAAAGGCTGCAGAACTTGAGCATAAGGTGGCACTGATGGAG GTTGAATGTGCATCCTTAAACCAAGAACTGCAAGATTTAGAATCCCGTGCTCGTCGTGGACAGAAGAAGTCTCCTGAAGAGGCAAATCAAATGATTCAG ATGCAGGCATGGCAGGAAGAAGTTGAGCGAGCCCGGCAAGGTCAGAGAGATGCTGAGAGCAAGCTTTCTTCTTTGGAGGCAA ATGTGCAAAAACTGAGAGTTGAAATGGCTGCCATGAAGAGGGATGCTGAGCATTATTCACGCCAA GAGCATATGGAACTAGAGAAGCGTTACCGTGAGCTAACTGATCTGTTG TATTACAAGCAAACACAGTTGGAAACCATGGCTAGTGAAAAAGCTGCAGCAGAATTTCAGTTGGAGAAGGAGATGAAACGTCTTCAGGAAACCCAA CAGGTAGAAACAGAAAGGATCAGAGCTTCTCGTCGAGCATCTTCATCTTGGGAAGAAGACACTGACATAAAAGCACTCGA GCCTCTCCCCTTGTATCATCGCCATATGGTTGGGGCAAGCATGCAG TTGCAGAAGGCTGCAAAACTACTGGATTCTGGAGCTGTCAGGGCCACAAGATTTCTTTGGCGGTATCCAACTGCCCGACTTCTCCTGCTATTCTATTTG GTATTTGTGCATCTTTTCTTGATGTATCTGCTACATCGCCTTCAG GAGCAAGCTGATTCTTTTTACTCAAGGGAAGTTGCAGTATCCATGGGACTTGCCAACCCTACGTTGCCATGA
- the LOC131325465 gene encoding golgin candidate 1 isoform X3, with amino-acid sequence MASWLRAAEDLFEVVDRRAKLVVGENSEEQSNFQSPASNGRGSQTKRTRLKAKAQKRLSSNETPKTVDTSSELNSSETSQPNVVPDKDGAGLTIETDGIIPSNSNAQTSNEQQLNVENDGSIPSSSKSESILSEEVKDSVVHEELPVIVPDVEAIASTSNGELVNEDSSDVLERVSSSEPDVQGVEIVHEDPPVDTSQDFRMRDAGISAKIEQEGHHSVSVDTPNGVDTPLKDADSKVESHSDQKKQQDHKADASPTKVQDQLEEAQGLLKTAISTGQSKEARLARVCAGLSSRLQEYKSENAQLEELLVAERELSRSSEARIKQLQRDISAAKSEVIKVESNLADALAAKNSEIESLVSSVDALKKQAALSEGNLASLQANMESIMRNRELTETRMMQALREELTSVERRAEEERAAHNSTKMAAMERQVELEHRAMEASTALARIQRTADERTSKAAELEHKVALMEVECASLNQELQDLESRARRGQKKSPEEANQMIQAWQEEVERARQGQRDAESKLSSLEANVQKLRVEMAAMKRDAEHYSRQEHMELEKRYRELTDLLYYKQTQLETMASEKAAAEFQLEKEMKRLQETQQVETERIRASRRASSSWEEDTDIKALEPLPLYHRHMVGASMQLQKAAKLLDSGAVRATRFLWRYPTARLLLLFYLVFVHLFLMYLLHRLQEQADSFYSREVAVSMGLANPTLP; translated from the exons ATGGCTTCGTGGCTCCGAGCCGCTGAAG ATTTATTTGAAGTTGTCGATCGAAGGGCAAAGCTTGTTGTTGGTGAGAACTCAGAGGAGCAGTCAAATTTCCAGTCGCCAG CTTCTAATGGGCGAGGATCTCAAACAAAGAGGACACGGTTAAAGGCTAAG GCTCAAAAGAGACTCTCCTCTAATGAAACTCCTAAAACAGTTGATACCTCATCAGAACTTAATAGCTCAGAAACATCACAACCCAATGTGGTACCTGATAAAGATGGGGCTGGTCTGACAATTGAAACTGATGGGATCATTCCCAGCAATTCAAACGCCCAAACTAGCAACGAGCAGCAACTGAATGTCGAGAATGATGGGTCCATACCGAGCTCCTCTAAATCTGAGTCGATCTTGAGTGAAGAGGTGAAAGACAGCGTTGTTCATGAGGAACTTCCAGTTATTGTTCCCGATGTAGAAGCAATTGCATCAACTTCAAATGGTGAGCTTGTCAATGAGGACTCTTCAGATGTTCTTGAGAGGGTTTCTTCTTCAGAGCCTGATGTCCAAGGTGTTGAGATAGTCCATGAAGATCCTCCAGTTGACACCAGCCAAGATTTTAGAATGCGGGATGCAGGTATCTCTGCAAAAATTGAGCAGGAGGGGCATCACTCTGTAAGTGTGGATACCCCTAATGGAGTTGATACACCTCTGAAAGATGCTGATTCCAAGGTTGAATCTCATTCTGATCAAAAAAAGCAACAAGACCACAAAGCTGATGCTTCTCCGACAAAAGTACAAGATCAACTTGAGGAG GCTCAAGGTCTGCTGAAGACAGCAATTTCTACTGGTCAGTCAAAAGAGGCAAGGTTAGCTCGG GTTTGTGCTGGACTTTCATCACGTCTTCAAGAGTACAAATCTGAAAATGCTCAGTTAGAAGAGCTTCTCGTTGCAGAG AGAGAGCTAAGTAGGTCATCTGAGGCTCGTATCAAGCAGCTACAGAGAGATATATCTGCAGCCAAAAGTGAAGTGATCAAGGTGGAGTCAAATTTGGCAGATGCTTTGGCTGCAAAGAACTCCGAAATTGAGTCACTTGTTAGCTCTGTGGATGCACTTAAGAAGCAGGCTGCTTTATCAGAAGGAAATCTGGCATCATTGCAG GCAAACATGGAGTCTATCATGAGAAATAGGGAACTGACAGAGACTAGAATGATGCAA GCTCTCAGAGAGGAGTTGACATCTGTGGAACGGAGAGCAGAAGAAGAGCGTGCGGCACACAATTCTACCAAAATG GCTGCCATGGAAAGGCAAGTAGAGCTGGAGCATCGAGCTATGGAGGCATCCACAGCCCTAGCTAGGATCCAG AGAACGGCCGATGAAAGAACTTCAAAGGCTGCAGAACTTGAGCATAAGGTGGCACTGATGGAG GTTGAATGTGCATCCTTAAACCAAGAACTGCAAGATTTAGAATCCCGTGCTCGTCGTGGACAGAAGAAGTCTCCTGAAGAGGCAAATCAAATGATTCAG GCATGGCAGGAAGAAGTTGAGCGAGCCCGGCAAGGTCAGAGAGATGCTGAGAGCAAGCTTTCTTCTTTGGAGGCAA ATGTGCAAAAACTGAGAGTTGAAATGGCTGCCATGAAGAGGGATGCTGAGCATTATTCACGCCAA GAGCATATGGAACTAGAGAAGCGTTACCGTGAGCTAACTGATCTGTTG TATTACAAGCAAACACAGTTGGAAACCATGGCTAGTGAAAAAGCTGCAGCAGAATTTCAGTTGGAGAAGGAGATGAAACGTCTTCAGGAAACCCAA CAGGTAGAAACAGAAAGGATCAGAGCTTCTCGTCGAGCATCTTCATCTTGGGAAGAAGACACTGACATAAAAGCACTCGA GCCTCTCCCCTTGTATCATCGCCATATGGTTGGGGCAAGCATGCAG TTGCAGAAGGCTGCAAAACTACTGGATTCTGGAGCTGTCAGGGCCACAAGATTTCTTTGGCGGTATCCAACTGCCCGACTTCTCCTGCTATTCTATTTG GTATTTGTGCATCTTTTCTTGATGTATCTGCTACATCGCCTTCAG GAGCAAGCTGATTCTTTTTACTCAAGGGAAGTTGCAGTATCCATGGGACTTGCCAACCCTACGTTGCCATGA
- the LOC131325465 gene encoding golgin candidate 1 isoform X2, with amino-acid sequence MASWLRAAEDLFEVVDRRAKLVVGENSEEQSNFQSPASNGRGSQTKRTRLKAKAQKRLSSNETPKTVDTSSELNSSETSQPNVVPDKDGAGLTIETDGIIPSNSNAQTSNEQQLNVENDGSIPSSSKSESILSEEVKDSVVHEELPVIVPDVEAIASTSNGELVNEDSSDVLERVSSSEPDVQGVEIVHEDPPVDTSQDFRMRDAGISAKIEQEGHHSVSVDTPNGVDTPLKDADSKVESHSDQKKQQDHKADASPTKVQDQLEEAQGLLKTAISTGQSKEARLARVCAGLSSRLQEYKSENAQLEELLVAERELSRSSEARIKQLQRDISAAKSEVIKVESNLADALAAKNSEIESLVSSVDALKKQAALSEGNLASLQANMESIMRNRELTETRMMQALREELTSVERRAEEERAAHNSTKMAAMERQVELEHRAMEASTALARIQRTADERTSKAAELEHKVALMEVECASLNQELQDLESRARRGQKKSPEEANQMIQMQAWQEEVERARQGQRDAESKLSSLEANVQKLRVEMAAMKRDAEHYSRQEHMELEKRYRELTDLLYYKQTQLETMASEKAAAEFQLEKEMKRLQETQVETERIRASRRASSSWEEDTDIKALEPLPLYHRHMVGASMQLQKAAKLLDSGAVRATRFLWRYPTARLLLLFYLVFVHLFLMYLLHRLQEQADSFYSREVAVSMGLANPTLP; translated from the exons ATGGCTTCGTGGCTCCGAGCCGCTGAAG ATTTATTTGAAGTTGTCGATCGAAGGGCAAAGCTTGTTGTTGGTGAGAACTCAGAGGAGCAGTCAAATTTCCAGTCGCCAG CTTCTAATGGGCGAGGATCTCAAACAAAGAGGACACGGTTAAAGGCTAAG GCTCAAAAGAGACTCTCCTCTAATGAAACTCCTAAAACAGTTGATACCTCATCAGAACTTAATAGCTCAGAAACATCACAACCCAATGTGGTACCTGATAAAGATGGGGCTGGTCTGACAATTGAAACTGATGGGATCATTCCCAGCAATTCAAACGCCCAAACTAGCAACGAGCAGCAACTGAATGTCGAGAATGATGGGTCCATACCGAGCTCCTCTAAATCTGAGTCGATCTTGAGTGAAGAGGTGAAAGACAGCGTTGTTCATGAGGAACTTCCAGTTATTGTTCCCGATGTAGAAGCAATTGCATCAACTTCAAATGGTGAGCTTGTCAATGAGGACTCTTCAGATGTTCTTGAGAGGGTTTCTTCTTCAGAGCCTGATGTCCAAGGTGTTGAGATAGTCCATGAAGATCCTCCAGTTGACACCAGCCAAGATTTTAGAATGCGGGATGCAGGTATCTCTGCAAAAATTGAGCAGGAGGGGCATCACTCTGTAAGTGTGGATACCCCTAATGGAGTTGATACACCTCTGAAAGATGCTGATTCCAAGGTTGAATCTCATTCTGATCAAAAAAAGCAACAAGACCACAAAGCTGATGCTTCTCCGACAAAAGTACAAGATCAACTTGAGGAG GCTCAAGGTCTGCTGAAGACAGCAATTTCTACTGGTCAGTCAAAAGAGGCAAGGTTAGCTCGG GTTTGTGCTGGACTTTCATCACGTCTTCAAGAGTACAAATCTGAAAATGCTCAGTTAGAAGAGCTTCTCGTTGCAGAG AGAGAGCTAAGTAGGTCATCTGAGGCTCGTATCAAGCAGCTACAGAGAGATATATCTGCAGCCAAAAGTGAAGTGATCAAGGTGGAGTCAAATTTGGCAGATGCTTTGGCTGCAAAGAACTCCGAAATTGAGTCACTTGTTAGCTCTGTGGATGCACTTAAGAAGCAGGCTGCTTTATCAGAAGGAAATCTGGCATCATTGCAG GCAAACATGGAGTCTATCATGAGAAATAGGGAACTGACAGAGACTAGAATGATGCAA GCTCTCAGAGAGGAGTTGACATCTGTGGAACGGAGAGCAGAAGAAGAGCGTGCGGCACACAATTCTACCAAAATG GCTGCCATGGAAAGGCAAGTAGAGCTGGAGCATCGAGCTATGGAGGCATCCACAGCCCTAGCTAGGATCCAG AGAACGGCCGATGAAAGAACTTCAAAGGCTGCAGAACTTGAGCATAAGGTGGCACTGATGGAG GTTGAATGTGCATCCTTAAACCAAGAACTGCAAGATTTAGAATCCCGTGCTCGTCGTGGACAGAAGAAGTCTCCTGAAGAGGCAAATCAAATGATTCAG ATGCAGGCATGGCAGGAAGAAGTTGAGCGAGCCCGGCAAGGTCAGAGAGATGCTGAGAGCAAGCTTTCTTCTTTGGAGGCAA ATGTGCAAAAACTGAGAGTTGAAATGGCTGCCATGAAGAGGGATGCTGAGCATTATTCACGCCAA GAGCATATGGAACTAGAGAAGCGTTACCGTGAGCTAACTGATCTGTTG TATTACAAGCAAACACAGTTGGAAACCATGGCTAGTGAAAAAGCTGCAGCAGAATTTCAGTTGGAGAAGGAGATGAAACGTCTTCAGGAAACCCAA GTAGAAACAGAAAGGATCAGAGCTTCTCGTCGAGCATCTTCATCTTGGGAAGAAGACACTGACATAAAAGCACTCGA GCCTCTCCCCTTGTATCATCGCCATATGGTTGGGGCAAGCATGCAG TTGCAGAAGGCTGCAAAACTACTGGATTCTGGAGCTGTCAGGGCCACAAGATTTCTTTGGCGGTATCCAACTGCCCGACTTCTCCTGCTATTCTATTTG GTATTTGTGCATCTTTTCTTGATGTATCTGCTACATCGCCTTCAG GAGCAAGCTGATTCTTTTTACTCAAGGGAAGTTGCAGTATCCATGGGACTTGCCAACCCTACGTTGCCATGA
- the LOC131325465 gene encoding golgin candidate 1 isoform X1, whose product MASWLRAAEDLFEVVDRRAKLVVGENSEEQSNFQSPASNGRGSQTKRTRLKAKAQKRLSSNETPKTVDTSSELNSSETSQPNVVPDKDGAGLTIETDGIIPSNSNAQTSNEQQLNVENDGSIPSSSKSESILSEEVKDSVVHEELPVIVPDVEAIASTSNGELVNEDSSDVLERVSSSEPDVQGVEIVHEDPPVDTSQDFRMRDAGISAKIEQEGHHSVSVDTPNGVDTPLKDADSKVESHSDQKKQQDHKADASPTKVQDQLEEAQGLLKTAISTGQSKEARLARVCAGLSSRLQEYKSENAQLEELLVAERELSRSSEARIKQLQRDISAAKSEVIKVESNLADALAAKNSEIESLVSSVDALKKQAALSEGNLASLQANMESIMRNRELTETRMMQALREELTSVERRAEEERAAHNSTKMAAMERQVELEHRAMEASTALARIQRTADERTSKAAELEHKVALMEVECASLNQELQDLESRARRGQKKSPEEANQMIQMQAWQEEVERARQGQRDAESKLSSLEANVQKLRVEMAAMKRDAEHYSRQEHMELEKRYRELTDLLYYKQTQLETMASEKAAAEFQLEKEMKRLQETQQVETERIRASRRASSSWEEDTDIKALEPLPLYHRHMVGASMQLQKAAKLLDSGAVRATRFLWRYPTARLLLLFYLVFVHLFLMYLLHRLQEQADSFYSREVAVSMGLANPTLP is encoded by the exons ATGGCTTCGTGGCTCCGAGCCGCTGAAG ATTTATTTGAAGTTGTCGATCGAAGGGCAAAGCTTGTTGTTGGTGAGAACTCAGAGGAGCAGTCAAATTTCCAGTCGCCAG CTTCTAATGGGCGAGGATCTCAAACAAAGAGGACACGGTTAAAGGCTAAG GCTCAAAAGAGACTCTCCTCTAATGAAACTCCTAAAACAGTTGATACCTCATCAGAACTTAATAGCTCAGAAACATCACAACCCAATGTGGTACCTGATAAAGATGGGGCTGGTCTGACAATTGAAACTGATGGGATCATTCCCAGCAATTCAAACGCCCAAACTAGCAACGAGCAGCAACTGAATGTCGAGAATGATGGGTCCATACCGAGCTCCTCTAAATCTGAGTCGATCTTGAGTGAAGAGGTGAAAGACAGCGTTGTTCATGAGGAACTTCCAGTTATTGTTCCCGATGTAGAAGCAATTGCATCAACTTCAAATGGTGAGCTTGTCAATGAGGACTCTTCAGATGTTCTTGAGAGGGTTTCTTCTTCAGAGCCTGATGTCCAAGGTGTTGAGATAGTCCATGAAGATCCTCCAGTTGACACCAGCCAAGATTTTAGAATGCGGGATGCAGGTATCTCTGCAAAAATTGAGCAGGAGGGGCATCACTCTGTAAGTGTGGATACCCCTAATGGAGTTGATACACCTCTGAAAGATGCTGATTCCAAGGTTGAATCTCATTCTGATCAAAAAAAGCAACAAGACCACAAAGCTGATGCTTCTCCGACAAAAGTACAAGATCAACTTGAGGAG GCTCAAGGTCTGCTGAAGACAGCAATTTCTACTGGTCAGTCAAAAGAGGCAAGGTTAGCTCGG GTTTGTGCTGGACTTTCATCACGTCTTCAAGAGTACAAATCTGAAAATGCTCAGTTAGAAGAGCTTCTCGTTGCAGAG AGAGAGCTAAGTAGGTCATCTGAGGCTCGTATCAAGCAGCTACAGAGAGATATATCTGCAGCCAAAAGTGAAGTGATCAAGGTGGAGTCAAATTTGGCAGATGCTTTGGCTGCAAAGAACTCCGAAATTGAGTCACTTGTTAGCTCTGTGGATGCACTTAAGAAGCAGGCTGCTTTATCAGAAGGAAATCTGGCATCATTGCAG GCAAACATGGAGTCTATCATGAGAAATAGGGAACTGACAGAGACTAGAATGATGCAA GCTCTCAGAGAGGAGTTGACATCTGTGGAACGGAGAGCAGAAGAAGAGCGTGCGGCACACAATTCTACCAAAATG GCTGCCATGGAAAGGCAAGTAGAGCTGGAGCATCGAGCTATGGAGGCATCCACAGCCCTAGCTAGGATCCAG AGAACGGCCGATGAAAGAACTTCAAAGGCTGCAGAACTTGAGCATAAGGTGGCACTGATGGAG GTTGAATGTGCATCCTTAAACCAAGAACTGCAAGATTTAGAATCCCGTGCTCGTCGTGGACAGAAGAAGTCTCCTGAAGAGGCAAATCAAATGATTCAG ATGCAGGCATGGCAGGAAGAAGTTGAGCGAGCCCGGCAAGGTCAGAGAGATGCTGAGAGCAAGCTTTCTTCTTTGGAGGCAA ATGTGCAAAAACTGAGAGTTGAAATGGCTGCCATGAAGAGGGATGCTGAGCATTATTCACGCCAA GAGCATATGGAACTAGAGAAGCGTTACCGTGAGCTAACTGATCTGTTG TATTACAAGCAAACACAGTTGGAAACCATGGCTAGTGAAAAAGCTGCAGCAGAATTTCAGTTGGAGAAGGAGATGAAACGTCTTCAGGAAACCCAA CAGGTAGAAACAGAAAGGATCAGAGCTTCTCGTCGAGCATCTTCATCTTGGGAAGAAGACACTGACATAAAAGCACTCGA GCCTCTCCCCTTGTATCATCGCCATATGGTTGGGGCAAGCATGCAG TTGCAGAAGGCTGCAAAACTACTGGATTCTGGAGCTGTCAGGGCCACAAGATTTCTTTGGCGGTATCCAACTGCCCGACTTCTCCTGCTATTCTATTTG GTATTTGTGCATCTTTTCTTGATGTATCTGCTACATCGCCTTCAG GAGCAAGCTGATTCTTTTTACTCAAGGGAAGTTGCAGTATCCATGGGACTTGCCAACCCTACGTTGCCATGA